In a genomic window of Rhinopithecus roxellana isolate Shanxi Qingling chromosome 2, ASM756505v1, whole genome shotgun sequence:
- the POU4F2 gene encoding POU domain, class 4, transcription factor 2 isoform X1: MMMMSLNSKQAFSMPHGGSLHVEPKYSALHSTSPGSTAPTAPSASSPSSSSNAGGGGGGGGGGGGRSSSSSSSGSSGSGGGGSEAMRRACLPTPPSNIFGGLDESLLARAEALAAVDIVSQSKSHHHHPPHHSPFKPDATYHTMNTIPCTSAASSSSVPISHPSALAGTHHHHHHHHHHHHQPHQALEGELLEHLSPGLALGAMAGPDGAVVSTPTHAPHMATMNPMHQAALSMAHAHGLPSHMGCMSDVDADPRDLEAFAERFKQRRIKLGVTQADVGSALANLKIPGVGSLSQSTICRFESLTLSHNNMIALKPILQAWLEEAEKSHREKLTKPELFNGAEKKRKRTSIAAPEKRSLEAYFAIQPRPSSEKIAAIAEKLDLKKNVVRVWFCNQRQKQKRMKYSAGI, encoded by the exons atgatgatgatgtccCTGAACAGCAAGCAGGCGTTTAGCATGCCGCACGGCGGCAGCCTGCACGTGGAGCCCAAGTACTCGGCACTGCACAGCACCTCGCCGGGCTCCACGGCTCCCACTGCGCCCTCGGCCAGCTCCCCTAGCAGCTCGAGCAACGCTGGTGGCggtggaggcggcggcggcggcggcggaggccGGAGCAGCAGctccagcagcagtggcagcagcggTAGCGGCGGCGGGGGCTCGGAGGCTATGCGAAGAGCCTGTCTTCCAACCCCACCG AGCAATATATTCGGTGGGCTGGATGAGAGTCTGCTGGCCCGCGCCGAGGCTCTGGCAGCCGTGGACATCGTCTCCCAGAGCAagagccaccaccaccatccGCCCCACCACAGCCCCTTCAAACCGGACGCCACCTACCACACTATGAACACCATCCCGTGCACGTCGGCCGCCTCTTCTTCGTCGGTGCCCATCTCGCACCCTTCCGCGCtggcaggcacgcaccaccaccaccaccatcaccaccaccaccatcaccaaccgCACCAGGCGCTGGAGGGCGAGCTGCTGGAGCACCTGAGTCCCGGGCTGGCCCTGGGTGCTATGGCAGGCCCGGACGGCGCTGTGGTGTCCACGCCGACTCACGCGCCGCACATGGCCACCATGAACCCCATGCACCAAGCAGCGCTCAGCATGGCCCACGCGCACGGGCTGCCATCGCACATGGGCTGCATGAGCGACGTGGACGCCGACCCGCGGGACCTGGAGGCATTCGCCGAGCGCTTCAAGCAGCGACGCATCAAGCTGGGGGTGACCCAGGCAGATGTGGGCTCCGCGCTGGCCAACCTCAAGATCCCCGGCGTGGGCTCGCTTAGCCAGAGCACCATCTGCAGGTTCGAGTCCCTCACACTGTCGCACAATAACATGATCGCGCTCAAACCCATCCTGCAGGCATGGCTCGAGGAGGCCGAAAAGTCCCACCGCGAGAAGCTCACCAAGCCTGAGCTCTTCAATGGCGCGGAGAAGAAGCGCAAGCGCACGTCCATCGCTGCGCCAGAGAAGCGCTCGCTCGAAGCCTACTTTGCCATTCAGCCTCGGCCCTCCTCTGAAAAGATCGCCGCCATCGCGGAGAAGCTGGACCTGAAGAAAAACGTGGTGCGCGTCTGGTTCTGcaaccagaggcagaaacagaaaagaatgaaatattccGCCGGCATTTAG
- the POU4F2 gene encoding POU domain, class 4, transcription factor 2 isoform X2: protein MMSLNSKQAFSMPHGGSLHVEPKYSALHSGSEAMRRACLPTPQLQSNIFGGLDESLLARAEALAAVDIVSQSKSHHHHPPHHSPFKPDATYHTMNTIPCTSAASSSSVPISHPSALAGTHHHHHHHHHHHHQPHQALEGELLEHLSPGLALGAMAGPDGAVVSTPTHAPHMATMNPMHQAALSMAHAHGLPSHMGCMSDVDADPRDLEAFAERFKQRRIKLGVTQADVGSALANLKIPGVGSLSQSTICRFESLTLSHNNMIALKPILQAWLEEAEKSHREKLTKPELFNGAEKKRKRTSIAAPEKRSLEAYFAIQPRPSSEKIAAIAEKLDLKKNVVRVWFCNQRQKQKRMKYSAGI from the exons atgatgtccCTGAACAGCAAGCAGGCGTTTAGCATGCCGCACGGCGGCAGCCTGCACGTGGAGCCCAAGTACTCGGCACTGCACAGC GGCTCGGAGGCTATGCGAAGAGCCTGTCTTCCAACCCC GCAATTGCAGAGCAATATATTCGGTGGGCTGGATGAGAGTCTGCTGGCCCGCGCCGAGGCTCTGGCAGCCGTGGACATCGTCTCCCAGAGCAagagccaccaccaccatccGCCCCACCACAGCCCCTTCAAACCGGACGCCACCTACCACACTATGAACACCATCCCGTGCACGTCGGCCGCCTCTTCTTCGTCGGTGCCCATCTCGCACCCTTCCGCGCtggcaggcacgcaccaccaccaccaccatcaccaccaccaccatcaccaaccgCACCAGGCGCTGGAGGGCGAGCTGCTGGAGCACCTGAGTCCCGGGCTGGCCCTGGGTGCTATGGCAGGCCCGGACGGCGCTGTGGTGTCCACGCCGACTCACGCGCCGCACATGGCCACCATGAACCCCATGCACCAAGCAGCGCTCAGCATGGCCCACGCGCACGGGCTGCCATCGCACATGGGCTGCATGAGCGACGTGGACGCCGACCCGCGGGACCTGGAGGCATTCGCCGAGCGCTTCAAGCAGCGACGCATCAAGCTGGGGGTGACCCAGGCAGATGTGGGCTCCGCGCTGGCCAACCTCAAGATCCCCGGCGTGGGCTCGCTTAGCCAGAGCACCATCTGCAGGTTCGAGTCCCTCACACTGTCGCACAATAACATGATCGCGCTCAAACCCATCCTGCAGGCATGGCTCGAGGAGGCCGAAAAGTCCCACCGCGAGAAGCTCACCAAGCCTGAGCTCTTCAATGGCGCGGAGAAGAAGCGCAAGCGCACGTCCATCGCTGCGCCAGAGAAGCGCTCGCTCGAAGCCTACTTTGCCATTCAGCCTCGGCCCTCCTCTGAAAAGATCGCCGCCATCGCGGAGAAGCTGGACCTGAAGAAAAACGTGGTGCGCGTCTGGTTCTGcaaccagaggcagaaacagaaaagaatgaaatattccGCCGGCATTTAG